The genomic stretch TTGTCTTCAGAACACTGATGTCTTTTGTCATAGAAAAAGAGCCCCTGAAAACACAAGTGTGCCAGAGCCTGCTCCCACTCTTCTTCCACTGCCACGATGAGAACCAGCACGTGGCAGAGGTGAGGACTCGTGCCCCGGCATGGAGAtgggctgcctcctgccctggcgcCTCGCGGGcttcagcctcctcctggccttggcacagggacgCGCGCGTCCCAtgccctgggctgtggtgccatcTCCGGGTCTCTGCTGCTCGCCAGGCTTCTCGGGAAACGCTGCTTTGTGCGGTCCAGTTCCTGAAGAGGAGAGATCTCGAAAAGCTGgtgaagaaggagaagctgtggaagtTCGCCGAGTGCCTGGTAAGGACGGCCTGGCcgcagcctggagaagccccCTGCCCCCGGCGCTCAGTGTgcggggctggcagctgtgctccctgTCCAGCGCTGCACCCAGGGGCGCCAGCCTGCGCCCCACacgctgctcccttccctgggccGCGcgggctcttctccaggctcctctGGCCCCGAGCCTGGCGCCGATGGAGCGCcggcccagctgggctgtggggcggGGGCGGCACCGAGGCTCCCCGGGCAGCACCCGGCCCTCGGCCCTCTCCAGAGCCCGGCGCCAGCGGCTGCTGGCCGggcctcggggctgtgcgggcagGGGAGGCAGTGCCGGCCGTAGGGAGCGCCCGGCCAAGGGGCTGAGCCCGCGCTAAGCCTTCCCTCCTGGCgctctctccagctggcagaggacaggagccaAGCGGCCGAGCACCTGCGCCTGGCCCTGCCGTACCTGGAGAACCCGCAGGAGCCCCTGCGAGAGGCGGCCGTCAGGTTCATGGGTGAGCCACGAGGCCggggcccctccccgccccgccgcagctcggccccggccccgcctgctgccccggcagcgggatccgggcccggggccgtggAGCCCCGCCTGCCCTCGGGCGTCAGGATGCGGCAGGAGCCCGGGCCGAGCGCTGCCAGGGAAGGAGGTCGTGTGGCctcagggctggcagcgccggtgtggggcagctgtgccGCTGGGGCTGTGACAGGCTCTGTGTTCCCAGAGATTGCCGGGCGGAGCATGAGGGGGCAGCACAAAGAGCTCCAGCTCATGTGCAAAGGTGAGTGAGGGCAGCGGGCTCTCagcgggggctggcggggggaTCTGCAATTCCTGCCCCGGCTGcggagggctctgctccctgtgcggACGAGGGGCGGcgtgggcagagcacagagaggtttcagGGCCGCGTGGGGCATTGGTGGCCAGCACCTTTGGGCTGATCCTGTcggtccctgctccctcctggccatggcaagagcaggctgggatggcCCTGGAAGGGGGCTCTCCTCGGGTCCCCGCAGATCCGGGATCTGAccgtggctctgttcctctctctTGCAGCCCTTGAACACCTGACAGAGGACATCAGCCCTGCTGTCTCCAACCTGGCACTTCAAACATTGTACGTTCTCCGGTCACTAGAGACGTCTCGATACTCCATATTCCGGAGGCTGCAGGATCAACTCCGCAGGGCATGGAAGACACGGCCTCGGCTGTCGAGCCTTGGCCGGCTGTGTTTCTGGAGCTCTGCGGAGAGCTGATCTGggaggctctgcctgctggggcCACCTGAGCCAGaggggattttcttttctttaagaattttcttttcttttctatattCTGTAGAATATAAATATAGAATGTGTTATAATACACAGACTCCCAGGAGCTTTCTTTTGGTGCCCAGTATCGGCAGGGCataggggaagaggggagaaggggtgcttGCGCTCAGCAAGTTGCCCAAGCGTGCGGAGTGGAAGGGGAGATGGCCAGAAGCTCCTTGGCCTTTGGTGGGTCTGCTGAAGCCTTAACGCTGTCGAGAGAGCGGGTGGGCAGGGGCCAGAGCTGCGGGGATCCCTGCGGGACTGGTGCCGGGAGATGGCCACAAGCCCTGTCCCCGGCAGGAGCCGCCATCTGTGTCCTCCTGCCCGTGCGTTGCTGCCTGGCTTGCTGAGGGCTCCGAGGTGCCTCTTGATCCGGCTCgtctggagctctgtcagggctgtgctgctgccggGCAGGttggccaggctgggggagacCCTGAGGGGACGGGGCGGTGGTAGGCCGTGAAGGGAGGAGGTGCTGCGGAAGCGCTGACGGGACAAGGCAGCGGGAAGGCACGAGGAGGATGTGTGACGGAGTGGGTGGCAGGAGGCTACAAGGGGACAGGAGGTCCCTGAGGGGCGGGGGTGGTGGGAAGGCCTGAGGAATTGGGTGTCAGAGGCCATAAGCAGCCCCCAGGCAGCCACCTCGTTCCTGCCACCCGGCTGCTCTGGCGCTTCCCCGACACGTCTCCCAGGCCTGTGGCAGAAGCCCTTGAAGCCGGGCCTCAGCAGGACAGTGGGGACCAGCCCgaggtgcccaggctgggctggctggggacaaggagggcagaggggccctgccggGGCACGGCCACTGGGTGCTGCCAGTCCCCACGGCTGCCCAGGCCACGGTGCTGTGACCGCAGCCCCCCTGACACAGCGCTCTGGGCCCGCACGGCTGCTGCCACCATGGGACAGACGGCGATGTCTCCTCGAGCAGGGCTGCCGAGTCGCTGCTGCCAAAGCGGCTCTGGACGCCACAGGAACGGCACCAGAGCGtgcccaggaacagcaggagccCGAGCGCCGGCACCTGCTCAACGAGGCATCCGGGCCAGCCGGGATGCCAAAAAGGGGGATACTGTGGGCACAGCTGCACGTGGTTTGGCAAAAGGCTCCAGCAGAATTGGCCATGATGGCTTTCTCTTGACTCGCCAGCCTCACAGCAATGCttggcagcttcagctgcagcctgtgcccctGACTGACTTCAGTGGCTGTGCTTGAGGGCAGACTGGCCTTCCACAGTCAGGCGTCCCAAGGCAGTGGCATTGGTGCCACCGTGAGAGCGAGACTCTGATGGGACACGAGCCCTGCGCTGCAGCTGCCGTCCCTCTCCTCCATGCAGGCACCTTACAGACACGTGCATGAGCTTCCAAACTAAATCCTGGActtgcttggaacaaaggaagcAGCCGCAGCAGGcgctgaagaaaagcagggacTTCTATGGCTCCGTTTTGCTCTCCACTtggggaatcacagaatcccagagcaCTTTGTGTTGGAAGGTatcttaaggatcatccagttccagccacCCCGCCATGGGCACAGGTGGTGTGCACGCACACCAGTCACTAGAATTGGAAGAACACTTGGCTGCCATGTTTACCTTTTCCCCTCCTGGATTTCAAGCTAAGAGGAAAAGGTCAGCTGGTTAAAGCTGAATCTTGTTGCTCACGGAACTAGGAATAGGAGTCTCCAATGGGACCTGGTATGTCCATTCAACCTTTGTAAGATCCCACGGTTGGAGCTCAGCCCTGTACAGCCCAGGCACAGGCTCCAGGCTGGTCCATTTCAGCATCCCCAAGTCTTTGTGGCTTCCTGTGCACCCTGAGACTTCTGAATCCATTCTTGAATTCCCAGTTACTGCTGTGCAGGACGTGAGAACACAGTGCTTGGAACAGCCTGTTTGGCTCATTCTTGGGTTTGCTGCTCCCGACTAAAGTAATAATCAGGAGTATATGCTGATGCACAGGTATAGCTGAACACCAGGGACTTTCTATGGAGTGTCTAAAACCTTGT from Corvus hawaiiensis isolate bCorHaw1 chromosome 7, bCorHaw1.pri.cur, whole genome shotgun sequence encodes the following:
- the LOC125328574 gene encoding uncharacterized protein LOC125328574, with amino-acid sequence MWSLTKSLVVLQRDSDNDVVRMTVVLLTYFFLDKDAPIPSPIALQLAEALLPLFDNDDSQVQLLSMFVFRTLMSFVIEKEPLKTQVCQSLLPLFFHCHDENQHVAEASRETLLCAVQFLKRRDLEKLVKKEKLWKFAECLLAEDRSQAAEHLRLALPYLENPQEPLREAAVRFMEIAGRSMRGQHKELQLMCKALEHLTEDISPAVSNLALQTLYVLRSLETSRYSIFRRLQDQLRRAWKTRPRLSSLGRLCFWSSAES